AGGAGATCGTCGCGGCCAGCACGATGACCACGGCGATGACTGTTTTCAACAGATAACGATAGCTTACGAGGCTGAAAAAAATAAAAAAGATGCTGGTCAGGATGACCAGCATACCAAACAGAAAACCCGCATTGCCGGTGATCGTCACCCCGGGCAGGTTGAAAAGCTTTTGCCAGAGAGGCAGGTTGTAGACCGTTGCCAGCAGGAGCGAGGCCAGCAGGGCAATAAGTGCAGCACTACTCTCTAAGAGAGGTTGTGCCGCAAAAGTTTTGAGGAGTTGGCGTGGAAAGTTGAAATACAGCGAGGACGGTTCGCGCATCATGCTCTTTATTATGGTCTGTAGGGAAATTTTTACTGGACAATGTTCTAATGTCAGCCTGGCTAATGGAGCTTTCCATAGCACAGGCTAGATGAAGAAATTGTGAAGAGGATGTTTGAGGACAAGGGTGATGTGAGAAGGTGCCAGGCTAGTCAGATGGGGACAAGGAAAGACGAGATAATACCTGCTTTTCCGTTATGACATCAGGAGATTCTCCTCATTACTGGCTCTGAGGAAATCTGATCTCGGCAGTAGTCCACTCTCCTTTCGTACTCTCCATGGCAACCGTACCACCATGTAGATCGACAATGCGCTTGACGATAGCCAGACCGAGACCAGCACCTCCATAGGACAGGGAACGGGATTTTTCCACCCGGTAAAACTGGTCAAATACCCGGGGCAGATCTTCGGGTGGGATCCCTGGGCCAGTGTTGCTCACCCGGATTGAAACAACGTCCTCGCTTGCGCCAATTTCCACCCTGATTCGTCCGCCCTCGCAATTGTAGGCCAGCGCATTGTCTAGCAGGTTGATCATTACCCTGCGAATTTTGTCATAATCTCCGGCCAGCTGAACATTGTCAGGCAAACTGGTTTCCAGGCTGACCCGTCGTTCGGCCAGCAGGGGAGCAAAATCATGGATAACTGATCGAATTAACTGAGTCAGATTGAATGCTTCTCTTGCAACAAGCTCCTTCAACTCCAAAGCGGAAAGGTCGAGAAGGGTTTTCACCAAGCGCTCCATACGACAAAGAATAGCATCCTGCTCAACCAATTGCCGCCTTAATGAGTCCGGATAGTCTGACTGGTTCATGGCATTATCCATAAACAGTCGCAGCATGGCTATGGGGGTTTTCAACTCATGGGCGGCACTGGCAATAAACTGTTTCTGCTTCAGAAAAGAATGTTGCAACCGGTCAAACATGTGGTTCAGGGAACTGGACAGCTGGCGGAGTTCATCGTCACTTTTGCCAAGGGGAATTCTTTTGTCCAGGGTTTTACCATTGATTTCTTTGGCCAACTGGTTGATGGTTGCAAGCGGCCTGATGATCCGACCAGCAACCATGTAGCTGATGAAAGCAAGGACCAAGGCGGACAACACCAAACCCAGGAGCAACATAATCGTGAGCTCAAAAAGCTCGTCATGCTGGGCAGTAACCAGCATTGCCAACTGGATTCGGCAACGGTGCCCTTCAAGACGATGTTCTGTCACTCTTACCCTGTAAGGCAACAGCTCACCGTCAGCCAGCACGACATTGGCGGTATATCTTCGTTTATCATGGTGAAGTGGCACCTCCACGTCATCGGCGGCTGGTGATCGATAGATGACGGCATGCTTGTGGTCAACCACCGTGACCCAGACAAGCGGATCAAGGCCGGGGATCACCTCCCCTTCCACAACAGCATGTTGCCCCAAGGCGGCGGCAACCTGTTTCCCTGCCCGTTTCAAACCGGCATCTACCGAGTCGTAGGCAAGCTCCGTCATCTCATGGAGTACAAGAAGAAAGAAGATGAGACTGGCAACCAAACCGGCGCCAACTATCCACAAAGAGATTTTGTAGCGAATTTTCACCCTTTGTCACCCTTGATAACATATCCCACACCACGCACTGTCTGAATGATGGTGCCGTTCAGATCATCCAGTTTACGCCGTAGGTTTTTGATGTGAACATCGATATAGTTTGACATGGTGAAAGGATCAAAATCATCACCCCAAACATGTTCAGCGATACTGAAACGGGAAACCACCCGATTTTTATTATAGAGAAGAAATTCAAGAATCGAGAACTCCTTGGGCGTCAAAGGCACCTCGTGATCCTGATTCCGGACCTCCCGGCTTATGGTATTGAGGATGATCTCGGCCACGGTGAGAACCGGCTGGCTATGGTCACTTGACCGCCTCAACAGGGCCCGGATTCTAGCCATCAGCTCTGCCAGCGAAAAAGGTTTTGCCAGGTAGTCATCCGCTCCCAGATCAAGCCCGCACACCCGCTCACCAATCTCCCCCCTGGCAGTCAGCATGAGCACCGGGGTTTTGATTTCTGCCTGACGGAGCTCTTTGAGAACCTCAAAACCATCCCTTTTAGGCAGCATGATATCCAGAAGGATAAGATCATAGGCATTATCGAAAAGTCTATCAAGAGCTTCCTCGCCATCACCGGCAGTATCAACATGATATTGCTGTCCAGTCAACGATTGCCGCAGCTGCTCCACCAATTGGGGTTCATCATCAACGATCAGAATGCGCATACATTTTCCTGGCTGTTATCTCAAGAGACCAACTCACTTCATCCTCCAGGGGTGGATACCGGCAGCTGCTGGTTGCCGGCAGATGCCTCTAAAAAGCAAATTCCCTGTACCCTGGCATCATCTGGCAGCTTTACAACACCGATCATTTCAGCCAGTTATATCTGTAGCAAGTCTCCGGCAAAATTGAAACCGCTTTGCGATTATTTTTGGCCCATGAAGGCAATGCTTCCCTTTCTTTTGGCAATTGACGGCTACCAACCTTCAGAGGATGTGCTGCAGATGCTCATGCGCCTCCCACCAAAATGTCTATTCGGTCACCCTGCAACATCTTCTTGCCGATCACCATGAGAGAAAACCGCTTCAAATCCTTGGTAACCCATGGTAGGTAGGAACAATCAGCTTCCATAAAAAAGACACTGGCATGCAAACCAAAAACAACTCTCAGAGCATTATGTTCATTATCAACCCCATTGCTGGCCGGGGACGGTGGGAAGAGGTCCAGCAGCAAATCAACGTCATGCTAGGGGGCGGCAACAAAGAGCTTTTTTTTCACGTGAGCCGCTATGCCGGCCATGCGGAGGAATTGAGCCGTGCTTTAGTCGTGGAACAACCGGAGATGATCGTCGCGGTGGGTGGCGACGGGACGGTCAATGAGGTGGTCAACGGCATCGGCTGCAGCGGGATACCGTTGGGGGTCATCCCCCGCGGCTCCGGCAATGGCTTTGCCAGGCACCTGGGCATCCCCACCCGGCTTGACCGGGCACTGGCGATCATCAGGACAGGAACCGCCACCCCGGTGGACATGATAAAGATTAACAATCGCTATATGGTCAATGTTTCGGGGGTTGGTTTTGATGCCCAGATAGCCTGGAAATTCCATCATGGACAGCAGCGGGGGCTGGCTTCCTATATCAAAATTACGGCCGCTGAATTTTTCACCTACCGACCCCAATCCTATACCCTGACCATCGATGGAAAAAAACGCCAAGAATTGGCAATGCTGATCAGCATTGCCAATTCTTCACAATTTGGCAACAACATCCTTATTGCCCCCCGGGCTTCGGTACGCGATGGCCTGCTTGATCTGTGCATTCTTCATCCCTTCCCCCTGTCTGCCGTCCCGGGCCTTTTTTTCTGGCTGCTGCGAAAAAAGATTGATCAGTGTGGCTATCTGGAAACCATCAAGGCAAAGAAGGTGACCATCAGCGGCCATGGCGACCGCTACCATCTTGACGGAGAGGCTGTAGAAAGCAATGGTCTCCTCAAGGCCGAGGTGGTGGAAAAATCCCTGCAGGTGATCATCTCCCCCCACCGGCAGGAGCAGCTATGATCACTTGCCGGCAGAGCGTTTAAAAATGCTCAGATCCTTCATCAGGGTAAGTATAATATTCTGATGGGCAGCCAGAAAGCCCCGCTGGTCCTCCTCCAGCTGATCTTTCCTGGTGGTCACCCTGCTTTGGACAACGCCGGCTTTTTTGAAAGGAATGACAACCTTATAGTCCTCATCCACATAGGCAACCCGGGACCAATCGCCAACCACCGTATACCGGCGCTGTTCACTGCCCAGCAAATTATAGCCCAGGGAATAATCGGATGCCGGGTTTTCCACCCCCAGCAGGGGCAGCAGGGTCGGCACAATATCCAGGTGGCTGGTCATCCGCGCACTGACACTGCCGCCGGTTCCCGGCACCCACACCACCAAAGGCGTCAGGACCTGCTCTTCATGAAACTCCGAATTGTGCCCCCAGCGCCCCTTTTCCATAAACTCCTCACCATGATCACCGACCAAGACAACAATTGTCGTGTCCAGCAGCTGCTCCTTGTCAAGCACATCAAAGATCCGCTGAAACTGGCTGTCCAAATGGCTGCAGGAATTGATATAGCGGTTTTTAATCCGCTGGATATCCTTCTCGAGGGACATGGTGGCATAGTTTAATTCTTGCAGATAGTCCTGGCGGATGGCACTTTCCGGCGGGAAATAATACCGGGCATGGGGTGACTCGAAGAACATAAAGGTAAAAAAGGGCTGCTGCCGATCACGATCTCTGATAAAGGCCAAAAGGTCACCAACATTCTGCCGGTCCCGCTGCCAGCCAGCGCCTTCATGGCATTCATGAAGGACCTCATCCGGTAGCTTCACCAGAACCGTCCGATCAAATTCCGGGTAGGTAAACTTGGCACTGGTATACATGCTGATCTGGTAATTGAGCTGCTGCAGCACATCCATGAAGACCGGCCCCTGGCGGGCGTTGAGGAATGGAAACCAGTAGGGACCATACAGGCCGTAGAACATGCTGAAGATCCCCATGCGGGTACCGTTGCCGCCGCTGTAGTTGCTGGTAAAACGGTGGGCCTGCCGGGCAAATTTCCAGGTAGCAGGCATGATCTCCGGATCCAACATATCGTGACGCCAGGATTCCGCCACCAGCCAAACGATGTTGGGACGCATCCCCTGTTCCCTGACAACCAATGGGTTTCGGGGATACTGAAGGTCCCCATATCCGGCAACCTTGATGGCTTTCTCCCGCTCGACCTGATAGCCCATCTTTTTGGCCAGATGGTAGAAGGTTGCCGGTTGATAAAAGGGAAAGGCGTTGCTGGCCGTCAGCACCGGTCCATACGCCTGCAGTTTACTGATGCCATAGGTAAAACGCTCTCCCACGGTGAAAACAACGAAAACCACTAGCAGGTAGAGATACATTTTTTGCGGCCGGAGTGGCTCGCCGGCCAGGAAGCGTCGACAAACGGCGCTGGTCAGCCAGAGAACGACTGCCTGCAGGGCCAGCATCCCCACAACCAGGGCGGCAATCACCAGAAACGCGTTGCTGCTGCCGCCCATTGACGAAATGCCGCCGGGAGTCGTTACCAGATTCCAGACAAAACCATTAACGTGGAACGCATACAGATCATAGACCATCCGATCGCCAAGGAGCAGCAGTATAGTGCCGCTGACGCTGGTCAGGGCGAGGCAGTTGACAACCCAGAACACCCAGCCGCCCCCATTGTCTTGCCACCGGCTAAGGATGCGATGACACGCCTTGGTAAGGAGCAGTGCCGGCAGGAGATAGATAAAACCATAGGAGCTGTAGACGGCAATGATATAGAGAATCGTCCTCACATCCGTGCCGGAGAGAGTGATGTGTCGCAGGTATCCCGAGCACACCGTCAAAATCATGAGATAGGAAAGAAATAAATAATGGTTGAGGAGACGTCGATGCCTGATATAGTTCATAAAGTAAAGCCGCCGAGTTCAAAAGGTTCTCAACCCATCATAGCTGGCTGATGAGCTTTGCGTGCCCCACGCCTGCAGCAGACGCTGCACAGTCGGTGAGCGAACGCGAGGGGGGGGGTGAGCTACAAAAGCATATAGCTGTTTGTTGATGAAGAAATGGTGAAGGTATAGGCAGGAAGGCACTCTATGGCTGGTGGATCAGTCATGTTGCAGAGTGGTCTGGCGGCTGATAGCTTTGCATCGGCATGAAAAAGCCTGCAGGGAAACTTCCCTGCAGGCCAGTAATAGCATCTGATTGCTGAAAAATCTTACCGCATCTTAAAACACATAGGTAAACTTGAACCAGTGGCTGCTGCCCTCGCTCTTGTTCCGGGCCCCCATCTCCCACTGGCTGCGCAGGGAAAAAAACATATTCTGATAATTGTACCAGATTCCCGGACCCACAGCGAACACCTCACTGTGGTTTTCTTCATCATCGGCAAGCAATGCCTGCACCTCAGACGGAACACCGCTGTCTGGATCATAGTCATCGTCGGTGAGTTGGCGGTAGTAGTAGCCGCTTACCCCCAGGCGCCACTGGGGGCTGAAACCGTAGGACAGACTGTAGTCGCAGTGGAACTCCTGTCCCGGTTTACGATCCACTTCAAAACCATAGGCGGTGGGGCAATCATCCTGTCGGCTGCTGATATCAACCATAAACTTGGCCGACAACTCCCACTGATTGTAGAGCCAGGTGGCCGCGACCACCGGTTCGAAGGTCCAGTAGTTGCGCCCGACACCGGCGAGGTTGCCGTCATCCTGGCCGGTGGGAATATAGATATCCGCCAGAGAAACCGCCACGTGCAGTTTCCCCTCCAGCAGATGATAACCCAGCAGCAACGGGCTGTAGATCAGGTAGGGAACCCCCCGGTCACTATAGCTGGTCTTATGCTTCGGCCCCACCGGGGCGGTAAAATCCAGATCAACGTCAAGAAAGGGAATAAACAAATGCTGACCATACGTTCCCCCCAGAAAAGTTGATTTGCTGATCCAGATAAAGCGTAAAACATCAGCCTTGACCGTAATCTCATCAAACACCGGCTGATCATCGCCATCATCGTCCATCAGCTGGCTGGCATGGTAGTAGTTGACATAGTTAACAAAATAGCCACCGGGCGGGGGCACCATGCCAACCATAAAAGCCTCGGCGCCATTGGGATAGGCAGCACTGCCGCCAGCCCCGGATTGGCTTGCTGTTAATCCAAGCAGCCCGCATATCACCAAGGACAGAACCATCCCCTGCAGCAGGTAACGTCGCTTCATGGCACTGCTCCTTCCCCCAAAGGGTTTATGACCATTTACCGGTTTTTTTGGCATCTGCAGCCGGCAGCGAATCCAGTGAAGATTTGAGTGCATCGCTAAAGTCTTCTTCAGGAATTTCATAATTGCTCAATTTGCCGCTCAGATACGCATCGTAGCCGGACAGGTCCAGCAGTCCGTGGCCACTGTAGTTGAAAAGGATCACCTTTTCCTTCCCCTCCTCCTTCGCCTTCAGGGCTTCCCGGATTACCGCCGCCACAGCGTGGCTGGTTTCCGGGGCACAGATGGGCCCTTCCGTCCGAGCCCACTGCACCGCCGCCGCATAACATTCGAGCTGGGGAATGCTGGCCGCTTTAATCAGGCCCTCGACGGCCGCTTGGCTCACCAGCGGCGCCATGCCATGATAACGAAGGCCACCAGCATGCAGGGGGGGCGGCACAAAGGTATGGCCAAGGGTAAACATGGGCAGCAGGGGAGTCATGCCGGAGGCATCGCCAAAATCGTAAGCAAAGGGAGCTTTGGTCATTGTCGGACAGGATTGGGGCTCCGTAGGGATAATCTCGATATCGGCACCGTTGATCTTATCGCAGACAAAGGGAAATGCCAACCCGGCAAAGTTACTGCCCCCGCCGGCACAGCCAATCACCACATCCGGCTTCTTGATGCCCACCTTGGCCAGCTGTTTTTTTGCCTCAAGACCAATGATTGACTGGTGCAGCATCACGTGATTGAGAACGCTGCCCAGGGAATAACGGGTTTTGCCGGTCGGATCGGTCACCGCAGCCTCAATGGCCTCACTGATAGCCATTCCCAGGCTGCCCGGGGTATCGGGATATTGTTCAAGAAATTTTCTGCCGATCGCCGTTTCACTGCTGGGGCTGGCGACACATTTGCCGCCCCAGGTTTGCATGAGAATCTTGCGATACGGTTTCTGGTCATAACTGATACGAACCATAAACACCTTGCATTCAAGTCCCACCAGTGCGCAGGCAAAACTCAAGGCACTGCCCCACTGGCCGGCACCGGTTTCCGTGGTCAGCCGTTCGATGCCAAACTGTTTATTATACCAGGCCTGGGGCAACGCTGAGTTTGGTTTATGGCTGCCGGCCGGCGAAACACTTTCGTCCTTGTAGTAGATTTTTGCCGGGGTTCCCAGGAACTGCTCCAAATTCAGCGCCCGCCGCAATGGAGAAGGACGCCAGCGAGCCATCATTCCCAGCAGCTCCTCCGGGATATCAATCCAGCGTTCCTGGCTGAACTCCTGTTCCACCAGATTCATGGGAAAAACCGGCGCCAGCATCTCCGGCGTTACAACAGTTCCGTCGGGAGCAACCGGCGGTTGCATGGGGGTAGGTAAATCAGCAGCCAAGTTATACCACTGCCGGGGCATCTCATCTTCAGTCAAATAAATTTTTCTCGTTTCCATCGTCATATCCCCAATGTTACAAAGATTAATACCTGCCACAGCAGGTGAATGAACCCCCTCCACCTGCCCCTTTCTATAACAAAAAAACGTCGATTCACCAACCTTTTATCGCCATTCTTCAAAACAGCAGCCCATCTCCGACGGTGCAGATAAAAAGAGTGCTGCCAAGCCCGCTGGCAACACTCTCAGAGTACCATATCATTTCTGTCGTTTCGGGTTCTGCGGCACAATCCCCCCGCTAGAGAACCGCTACCGCCTCCCTGGCCAAGGCGATAAAGCTTTGGGGGAAAATACCAATCAGAAGAATGGCCAGCACCAGGATGACGCCCAACAATCGCGCCGGCATGCCCAGCACCACTGTTGTCTGTTGTTCACCATCCTGCGAATAGGCAGCCCGCACCATCTTCAAGTAATAGAAAGCTGAGATGGCGGCATTCACCATTGCCAGAATAACCAGGGCGTACATCCCCTTGTCAATCGCTGCGGTAAACAGCACAAATTTGCCGGTAAAACCCACGGTTGGCGGAATCCCTGCCATACCAAAAGCACCGGCGGCAAGGGTAAAGGCCAGCAGAGGAGATTTCCGGTGCAACCCCTTCAGATCGGCAAAGGTGACATTCTCCCCCGTCGGCGCCAGATGATAAATAACATAAAAGCAGGCCAGATTCATGATTACATAGCCGGCAATGTAGTAAATGGCCGACGACATGCCCAGTTCACCAACGCTGAGAATGCCGACCATGACATAACCGGCATGGGCGATGCTGGAATAGGCCAGCAGCCTCTTCAAGTCATCCTGCACAAGGGCTGAAAGGTTGCCGACGGTCATGGACAGGACTGCAACGGTGGCCAGGATCCAGGTAAACTGTCCCACCTCCACCCCAGTCAGGACCACCAGGCGGATAAGCAGGGCAACTGCCCCTACCTTCGGCAGGGTAGCGACAAAGGTTGTTGTTTCGTTGGCTGCGCCCTCATAGACATCAGGGGTCCAGAAATGCATGGGAAAGAGAGCCAGTTTGTAGAAAAAACCGCACATCATCATCACCATGCCGATGACCGCCAGAGGCTGCTCAAGAAGCAGCGAAGGGATAACCCGGCTCAATTCGGACAGGTAGGTGCTGTGGGCAAAACCGAACACATAACTCATGCCAAAGAGAGTCAGGCCGGTGGAAACGGCACCAAACAGGACATACTTGATGCCCGCTTCCATCTGTACCCTAAAGCCATTGTGCCGCCGGAAAGGGATGACCACATAGAGGGCATACGATGAGATCTCCAGACTGATAAGAATGGTCAACAGTTCAACGGCACTACTCAGAAACACCAGCCCAAGGGTGCTGACGGTCAGAAAAAGATAGTATTCCGGCTTGATCCGCGCCTCAATCCCGGTCAATCCGGGCCCCATGAAGACCACCAGCAGCAGGCCGCCGGTAATCAGCACCTTAAAGGTCTGGGAAAAGGCATCCACCCGATAGGCATCGAAAAACATCAGGCCCTGCTGACTGAAGGAAAGCACCGCGGCAACCACCGCCAGGGCGGCGAAAATCAGCGCCAGCCCCTGCACACTGCCGGTCTTGATGTTGCTGCCCAAGGAGGCAAAAAACAACACCAAAATCATCGCTATTAAAGCCAGTTCAGGAAGAAACAGTGATATCT
The nucleotide sequence above comes from Candidatus Anaeroferrophillus wilburensis. Encoded proteins:
- a CDS encoding response regulator transcription factor; translation: MRILIVDDEPQLVEQLRQSLTGQQYHVDTAGDGEEALDRLFDNAYDLILLDIMLPKRDGFEVLKELRQAEIKTPVLMLTARGEIGERVCGLDLGADDYLAKPFSLAELMARIRALLRRSSDHSQPVLTVAEIILNTISREVRNQDHEVPLTPKEFSILEFLLYNKNRVVSRFSIAEHVWGDDFDPFTMSNYIDVHIKNLRRKLDDLNGTIIQTVRGVGYVIKGDKG
- a CDS encoding sulfatase-like hydrolase/transferase, coding for MNYIRHRRLLNHYLFLSYLMILTVCSGYLRHITLSGTDVRTILYIIAVYSSYGFIYLLPALLLTKACHRILSRWQDNGGGWVFWVVNCLALTSVSGTILLLLGDRMVYDLYAFHVNGFVWNLVTTPGGISSMGGSSNAFLVIAALVVGMLALQAVVLWLTSAVCRRFLAGEPLRPQKMYLYLLVVFVVFTVGERFTYGISKLQAYGPVLTASNAFPFYQPATFYHLAKKMGYQVEREKAIKVAGYGDLQYPRNPLVVREQGMRPNIVWLVAESWRHDMLDPEIMPATWKFARQAHRFTSNYSGGNGTRMGIFSMFYGLYGPYWFPFLNARQGPVFMDVLQQLNYQISMYTSAKFTYPEFDRTVLVKLPDEVLHECHEGAGWQRDRQNVGDLLAFIRDRDRQQPFFTFMFFESPHARYYFPPESAIRQDYLQELNYATMSLEKDIQRIKNRYINSCSHLDSQFQRIFDVLDKEQLLDTTIVVLVGDHGEEFMEKGRWGHNSEFHEEQVLTPLVVWVPGTGGSVSARMTSHLDIVPTLLPLLGVENPASDYSLGYNLLGSEQRRYTVVGDWSRVAYVDEDYKVVIPFKKAGVVQSRVTTRKDQLEEDQRGFLAAHQNIILTLMKDLSIFKRSAGK
- a CDS encoding HAMP domain-containing histidine kinase — encoded protein: MKIRYKISLWIVGAGLVASLIFFLLVLHEMTELAYDSVDAGLKRAGKQVAAALGQHAVVEGEVIPGLDPLVWVTVVDHKHAVIYRSPAADDVEVPLHHDKRRYTANVVLADGELLPYRVRVTEHRLEGHRCRIQLAMLVTAQHDELFELTIMLLLGLVLSALVLAFISYMVAGRIIRPLATINQLAKEINGKTLDKRIPLGKSDDELRQLSSSLNHMFDRLQHSFLKQKQFIASAAHELKTPIAMLRLFMDNAMNQSDYPDSLRRQLVEQDAILCRMERLVKTLLDLSALELKELVAREAFNLTQLIRSVIHDFAPLLAERRVSLETSLPDNVQLAGDYDKIRRVMINLLDNALAYNCEGGRIRVEIGASEDVVSIRVSNTGPGIPPEDLPRVFDQFYRVEKSRSLSYGGAGLGLAIVKRIVDLHGGTVAMESTKGEWTTAEIRFPQSQ
- a CDS encoding NADH-quinone oxidoreductase subunit N, producing the protein MQISLFLPELALIAMILVLFFASLGSNIKTGSVQGLALIFAALAVVAAVLSFSQQGLMFFDAYRVDAFSQTFKVLITGGLLLVVFMGPGLTGIEARIKPEYYLFLTVSTLGLVFLSSAVELLTILISLEISSYALYVVIPFRRHNGFRVQMEAGIKYVLFGAVSTGLTLFGMSYVFGFAHSTYLSELSRVIPSLLLEQPLAVIGMVMMMCGFFYKLALFPMHFWTPDVYEGAANETTTFVATLPKVGAVALLIRLVVLTGVEVGQFTWILATVAVLSMTVGNLSALVQDDLKRLLAYSSIAHAGYVMVGILSVGELGMSSAIYYIAGYVIMNLACFYVIYHLAPTGENVTFADLKGLHRKSPLLAFTLAAGAFGMAGIPPTVGFTGKFVLFTAAIDKGMYALVILAMVNAAISAFYYLKMVRAAYSQDGEQQTTVVLGMPARLLGVILVLAILLIGIFPQSFIALAREAVAVL
- a CDS encoding transporter; translated protein: MKRRYLLQGMVLSLVICGLLGLTASQSGAGGSAAYPNGAEAFMVGMVPPPGGYFVNYVNYYHASQLMDDDGDDQPVFDEITVKADVLRFIWISKSTFLGGTYGQHLFIPFLDVDLDFTAPVGPKHKTSYSDRGVPYLIYSPLLLGYHLLEGKLHVAVSLADIYIPTGQDDGNLAGVGRNYWTFEPVVAATWLYNQWELSAKFMVDISSRQDDCPTAYGFEVDRKPGQEFHCDYSLSYGFSPQWRLGVSGYYYRQLTDDDYDPDSGVPSEVQALLADDEENHSEVFAVGPGIWYNYQNMFFSLRSQWEMGARNKSEGSSHWFKFTYVF
- a CDS encoding TrpB-like pyridoxal phosphate-dependent enzyme gives rise to the protein MTMETRKIYLTEDEMPRQWYNLAADLPTPMQPPVAPDGTVVTPEMLAPVFPMNLVEQEFSQERWIDIPEELLGMMARWRPSPLRRALNLEQFLGTPAKIYYKDESVSPAGSHKPNSALPQAWYNKQFGIERLTTETGAGQWGSALSFACALVGLECKVFMVRISYDQKPYRKILMQTWGGKCVASPSSETAIGRKFLEQYPDTPGSLGMAISEAIEAAVTDPTGKTRYSLGSVLNHVMLHQSIIGLEAKKQLAKVGIKKPDVVIGCAGGGSNFAGLAFPFVCDKINGADIEIIPTEPQSCPTMTKAPFAYDFGDASGMTPLLPMFTLGHTFVPPPLHAGGLRYHGMAPLVSQAAVEGLIKAASIPQLECYAAAVQWARTEGPICAPETSHAVAAVIREALKAKEEGKEKVILFNYSGHGLLDLSGYDAYLSGKLSNYEIPEEDFSDALKSSLDSLPAADAKKTGKWS
- a CDS encoding diacylglycerol kinase family lipid kinase, whose translation is MQTKNNSQSIMFIINPIAGRGRWEEVQQQINVMLGGGNKELFFHVSRYAGHAEELSRALVVEQPEMIVAVGGDGTVNEVVNGIGCSGIPLGVIPRGSGNGFARHLGIPTRLDRALAIIRTGTATPVDMIKINNRYMVNVSGVGFDAQIAWKFHHGQQRGLASYIKITAAEFFTYRPQSYTLTIDGKKRQELAMLISIANSSQFGNNILIAPRASVRDGLLDLCILHPFPLSAVPGLFFWLLRKKIDQCGYLETIKAKKVTISGHGDRYHLDGEAVESNGLLKAEVVEKSLQVIISPHRQEQL